The following are from one region of the Acidobacteriota bacterium genome:
- a CDS encoding ABC transporter ATP-binding protein, whose translation MEIRLNDVMIRRDGRDLFRVERLRLEPGCAVAVLGENGTGKTTFLRVLAGLSADFTGEVLYDGEPHGAYFSPGNRPSRVLLLQQNPVMFRMGVAANLVLGAPAAGLSREDALKRAGKVLESLRIGHLASRPAPRLSGGETRLAALARALLPEPEVLLLDEPLAGIDEDNRNRVETALRARGAEPGRTTLFSTHREEEALRLADRLYRILDGRLAEYHPVNVFRGESSRRDDGWFFRSGALEIEMTPPEGSPSMVHVPPGEIVLAEAAVATSARNRLQGTVVSIVLAGSDADVTLDCSGAALTARISLRSLRERGWGVGDRLIAAFKVHAVRPL comes from the coding sequence GTGGAAATCCGCCTGAACGACGTGATGATCCGCCGCGATGGCCGGGACCTTTTCCGGGTGGAGCGCCTGCGCCTCGAGCCGGGGTGTGCGGTGGCGGTCCTCGGGGAGAACGGGACGGGGAAGACCACCTTCCTGAGGGTCCTGGCCGGCCTCTCGGCCGACTTCACCGGGGAGGTCCTCTACGACGGCGAGCCGCACGGGGCCTACTTCTCCCCCGGCAACCGACCCTCCCGGGTCCTCCTGCTCCAGCAGAACCCGGTCATGTTCCGGATGGGGGTCGCGGCGAACCTCGTGCTGGGGGCGCCGGCGGCCGGCCTGTCGCGGGAGGATGCCTTGAAGCGGGCGGGGAAGGTCCTGGAGTCCCTTCGGATCGGACACCTCGCGTCGCGTCCGGCCCCCCGGCTGTCGGGGGGGGAGACCCGACTGGCCGCCCTGGCCAGGGCCCTTCTGCCGGAACCGGAGGTCCTGCTGCTGGACGAGCCCCTGGCCGGCATCGACGAGGACAACCGCAACCGCGTCGAAACGGCCCTCCGGGCGCGGGGAGCGGAACCGGGGCGGACCACCCTCTTCTCCACGCACCGGGAGGAGGAGGCCCTGCGGCTTGCCGATCGTCTCTACCGCATCCTGGACGGCCGCCTGGCGGAGTATCACCCCGTCAACGTGTTCCGGGGGGAGTCCTCCCGCCGGGACGACGGCTGGTTCTTCCGCTCCGGGGCCCTCGAGATCGAGATGACCCCACCCGAGGGGAGCCCTTCCATGGTCCACGTCCCGCCGGGGGAGATCGTGCTGGCGGAGGCGGCGGTGGCCACGAGCGCCCGCAACCGGCTGCAGGGCACGGTGGTGTCCATCGTGCTGGCCGGTTCCGACGCGGACGTGACCCTGGACTGCAGCGGGGCCGCCCTCACGGCCCGCATCTCCCTCCGCTCGCTCCGGGAGCGCGGCTGGGGCGTCGGCGACCGGTTGATCGCCGCCTTCAAGGTCCACGCCGTCCGTCCGCTCTGA
- the moaA gene encoding GTP 3',8-cyclase MoaA, with translation MSSTPTASAGPRVNYLRVSVTDRCNFRCQYCMPPEGVPALRHEDVLRYEEILRIARLALRLGVDKFRVTGGEPLVRKGIVGFVQSLGEVGGVRDLGMTTNGALLARFAGPLRDAGLRRVNVSLDTLRPERFRDLTRGGRLEDTLEGVREAARAGLVPVKLNVVLLRGFNDDEVPDFAALACREDVQVRFIEFMPVGEAGNQRGAGERSVPNGEVMAAIAARYALEGPEEGPGDTSTARTYRLPGGRGKVGFISPLSSHFCAWCNRLRLTPDGRLRACLLHDGDIDLRALLRGGASDDGLLAALREAVAHKHRIVDGFRAGSCLRKCTSSMSRIGG, from the coding sequence ATGAGCTCGACTCCGACAGCTTCCGCCGGGCCCCGGGTCAACTACCTGCGCGTCTCCGTGACGGACCGCTGCAATTTCCGTTGCCAGTACTGCATGCCGCCGGAAGGGGTCCCCGCCCTTCGGCACGAGGACGTCCTCCGTTACGAGGAGATCCTGCGGATCGCCCGTCTGGCCCTGCGCCTCGGGGTCGACAAGTTCCGGGTCACCGGCGGCGAGCCCCTGGTCCGGAAGGGGATCGTGGGGTTCGTGCAGTCCCTCGGGGAGGTGGGCGGGGTCCGCGATCTGGGCATGACCACCAACGGCGCGCTCCTCGCCCGCTTCGCCGGCCCCCTGCGCGACGCCGGGCTGAGGAGGGTCAACGTGAGCCTCGACACCCTCCGGCCCGAGCGGTTCCGCGACCTGACCCGGGGAGGCCGGCTGGAGGACACCCTGGAGGGGGTCCGGGAGGCGGCGCGCGCCGGGCTGGTTCCCGTCAAGCTCAACGTGGTGCTGCTGAGGGGCTTCAACGACGACGAGGTGCCCGACTTCGCCGCGCTGGCGTGCCGGGAGGACGTCCAGGTCCGCTTCATCGAGTTCATGCCGGTGGGCGAGGCGGGGAACCAGCGGGGGGCGGGGGAGCGCAGCGTCCCCAACGGGGAGGTGATGGCGGCGATCGCGGCGCGCTACGCTCTCGAAGGCCCCGAGGAGGGCCCCGGCGACACGTCGACCGCCCGCACCTACCGCCTCCCGGGGGGGCGGGGAAAGGTGGGTTTCATCAGCCCGCTGTCCAGCCACTTCTGCGCCTGGTGCAACCGGCTCCGCCTGACCCCGGACGGCCGGTTGCGGGCGTGCCTTCTTCACGACGGCGACATCGACCTCCGCGCTCTGCTGCGGGGAGGGGCTTCCGACGACGGCCTCCTGGCGGCCCTGCGGGAGGCCGTGGCCCACAAGCACCGGATCGTCGACGGGTTTCGGGCGGGGTCCTGCCTCCGGAAGTGCACGTCCAGCATGTCCCGGATCGGGGGCTGA
- a CDS encoding MBL fold metallo-hydrolase, which yields MKRISGWMVPLVLLAGTTLVLADDVAGLPLHVQRLGDTAIRVWLGDHISSTAVVAIPTAQGIVVIDTLGNPVLDREVRKVIARELKRNDFKYLINTHDHIDHTGGNGVYADCVIIGHERCGDAVKAALERRKEALKWYEQRLPELEKEAAAKPADSPEGKRLREELVVDRLLFDAMKSGEVPPVPTKTFTDRMTLDLGDEKLELYYIGGMHSASDIAIFVPRQGLLMTGDTMADIWLTDTPGCLQSFMVRPGIPHDFPLLLENWTLLLAKKDQIKDYVPGHWNGDLSAKGFEDRVNYVRVLWEGINRDVKAGKDLDALMAEYDLRTKFPGLVNSPGLIPRAHNTSLMAIWCLLTGSTSAANRVYELACAGAAPDAFREVVADRGRKPSRYYFLEMEFNAQGYRLLQENKPKEAVTVFRLTSELYPGSWNAWDSLAEGCLKAGDTDQAVKFYEKSVELNPNNQNGKDALQKIRSASR from the coding sequence ATGAAGAGGATTTCCGGCTGGATGGTTCCGCTGGTACTGCTGGCGGGCACGACCCTGGTGCTTGCCGATGACGTGGCGGGGCTTCCCCTTCACGTCCAGAGACTCGGCGACACGGCCATCCGTGTCTGGCTCGGCGATCACATCTCGTCCACCGCCGTCGTGGCGATCCCCACGGCGCAAGGGATCGTGGTGATCGACACCCTGGGCAACCCGGTCCTCGACCGGGAAGTCCGCAAGGTCATCGCCCGCGAGTTGAAAAGAAACGATTTCAAGTACCTGATCAACACTCACGACCACATCGATCACACGGGCGGGAACGGTGTCTATGCCGACTGTGTCATCATCGGTCACGAGCGTTGCGGGGACGCGGTCAAGGCCGCCCTGGAGCGACGGAAGGAAGCCCTGAAGTGGTACGAGCAGCGGCTGCCCGAGCTGGAGAAGGAAGCGGCCGCCAAGCCCGCCGACTCGCCGGAAGGGAAGCGGCTCCGCGAGGAACTCGTCGTCGACCGGCTGCTCTTTGACGCCATGAAATCCGGGGAGGTGCCGCCGGTCCCCACGAAGACCTTCACGGACCGGATGACGCTCGACCTGGGCGACGAGAAACTGGAACTGTACTACATCGGCGGGATGCACTCGGCCTCCGACATCGCGATCTTCGTGCCCCGCCAGGGCTTGCTGATGACCGGCGACACCATGGCGGACATCTGGCTGACGGACACGCCCGGCTGCCTGCAGTCCTTCATGGTCCGCCCCGGCATCCCCCACGACTTCCCCCTCCTGCTGGAGAACTGGACCCTTCTGCTGGCGAAGAAGGACCAGATCAAGGATTACGTCCCCGGCCACTGGAACGGCGACCTGAGCGCGAAGGGGTTCGAGGACCGGGTCAACTACGTCCGGGTCCTGTGGGAGGGCATCAACCGGGACGTGAAGGCGGGGAAGGACCTCGACGCCCTGATGGCGGAATACGACCTCCGGACGAAGTTTCCCGGCCTGGTGAACAGCCCGGGGCTCATCCCCCGGGCCCACAACACCTCCCTCATGGCCATCTGGTGCCTGCTGACCGGGAGCACCTCGGCCGCGAACCGCGTGTACGAGCTGGCCTGCGCCGGGGCCGCCCCGGACGCTTTCCGGGAAGTGGTCGCGGACCGGGGGCGGAAACCCTCCAGGTACTACTTCCTGGAGATGGAGTTCAACGCCCAGGGCTACCGGCTGCTCCAGGAGAACAAGCCGAAGGAGGCCGTCACGGTCTTCCGCCTGACCTCGGAGCTTTACCCCGGGTCCTGGAACGCCTGGGACAGCCTGGCGGAAGGGTGCCTGAAAGCCGGAGACACCGACCAGGCGGTGAAGTTCTACGAGAAGTCGGTGGAGCTCAACCCCAACAACCAGAACGGCAAGGACGCGCTGCAGAAAATACGGTCAGCCAGTCGCTGA
- a CDS encoding VWA domain-containing protein, producing the protein MKKFVLLSLLCLWSSSQAVGAAVRDCAGSKGVNILLVDNSRSVPHMDPTKDRVQVLREILEHLRGYENRIILFGGTREILVDHPEAFRNDALHTDFYGALEEAVRIRQEYPQECVARFILITDGILDPGKEDYPGQRFTHPDQVKSFSRSQTLDLLEKAGIPVYFILLGSNADMELIRDMSIHANGYLRASPLMENASAFLGNNGSLFKRFIFVHQPADGIKGVNRILDTVVSENRPYIETFLYCFPFALLLALIILAIRIFPAPGDTEEILLSEGTQVFIGADTDDPSVIANPAHLNRKRGLVCVSKTASAHASIVLQRRHFNFTSRGLVGLDKLDPISRRLLDEDITKLGERLKQMEASGRDDEVIVATDLRYYCSNLELDNIRAILQARESDRMDIDCKEFLLAKVYISLAPDLLEEFTEYKVFLTIPAKNIIRSQVKPGQKYPVGPYVMRVVSVAIDSRFDARVKLAYHRAPSAFGLKRLIPVPVQKVLRLRRSRKNVFNPS; encoded by the coding sequence ATGAAAAAGTTTGTTCTGCTATCACTTCTGTGCCTCTGGAGCAGCTCGCAGGCGGTGGGTGCAGCGGTGCGGGACTGCGCGGGCAGCAAGGGCGTGAACATCCTCCTCGTGGACAACTCCCGGTCCGTTCCCCACATGGACCCCACGAAGGACCGCGTCCAGGTGCTCCGCGAGATCCTCGAGCACCTGCGGGGTTACGAGAACCGGATCATCCTGTTCGGCGGGACGCGGGAGATCCTGGTGGACCACCCGGAAGCCTTCCGCAACGACGCCCTGCACACCGACTTCTACGGCGCCCTCGAGGAGGCGGTCCGGATCCGGCAGGAGTACCCCCAGGAGTGCGTCGCCCGTTTCATCCTCATCACGGACGGGATCCTGGACCCCGGCAAGGAGGACTACCCGGGACAGCGGTTCACCCACCCCGACCAGGTGAAGTCGTTTTCCCGCTCCCAGACCCTCGACCTGCTCGAGAAGGCCGGCATCCCGGTCTACTTCATCCTGCTGGGCAGCAACGCGGACATGGAGCTGATCCGGGACATGTCCATCCACGCCAACGGGTACCTCCGGGCCAGTCCGCTGATGGAAAACGCCTCGGCCTTCCTGGGGAACAACGGTTCCCTGTTCAAGCGTTTCATCTTCGTTCACCAGCCGGCGGACGGGATCAAGGGGGTCAACCGGATCCTCGACACGGTGGTCAGCGAGAACCGGCCCTACATCGAAACCTTCCTGTACTGTTTCCCCTTCGCCCTGCTGCTCGCGCTGATCATCCTCGCCATCCGGATTTTCCCCGCCCCCGGCGACACCGAGGAAATCCTGCTCTCCGAGGGCACCCAGGTCTTCATCGGGGCGGACACCGACGACCCCTCCGTCATCGCCAACCCCGCCCACCTGAACCGCAAGCGGGGGCTCGTGTGCGTGTCCAAGACCGCCAGTGCCCACGCCAGCATAGTTCTGCAGCGCCGCCATTTCAACTTCACCTCCCGGGGGCTGGTGGGCCTCGACAAGCTCGACCCCATCTCCCGCCGCCTCCTGGACGAGGACATCACCAAGCTTGGCGAGCGCCTCAAGCAGATGGAGGCGAGCGGGAGGGACGACGAGGTGATCGTCGCCACCGACCTCCGCTACTACTGCTCCAACCTGGAACTCGACAACATCCGGGCCATCCTGCAGGCACGGGAGTCCGACCGGATGGACATCGACTGCAAGGAGTTCCTCCTGGCGAAGGTCTACATCTCCCTCGCCCCCGACCTGCTGGAGGAATTCACCGAGTACAAGGTTTTCCTGACGATCCCGGCGAAGAACATCATCCGGTCCCAGGTCAAGCCCGGGCAAAAGTACCCCGTGGGGCCTTACGTCATGCGCGTCGTCTCGGTGGCCATCGACTCCAGGTTCGATGCCCGGGTGAAGCTGGCCTATCACCGGGCCCCTTCCGCCTTCGGCCTGAAACGGCTCATCCCCGTGCCGGTCCAGAAGGTTCTCCGGCTCCGGCGTTCGAGGAAGAACGTCTTCAATCCCTCCTGA
- a CDS encoding ABC transporter permease, with the protein MDFLLGALREAFRLLTSADPDLWSAVRISLTVSLAAILLSASLCVPLAWGLVNGRFPGRRVLLSVFQTLMAVPTVVVGLFTFTLLSRQGPLGTLDLLFTPTAMTLAETFLVTPLMVSLAASAFAQIDARFGEEAWSLGVRGPRRLALMLNEARGALAVAVFTGLGRAISEVGCAMMVGGNIRGITRNITTTIALETSKGEFALGLALGIVLLVVALLLNVAVRLVARGGGRGAWKSA; encoded by the coding sequence ATGGATTTCCTGCTGGGCGCCCTCCGGGAGGCCTTCCGACTGCTGACGTCCGCGGACCCGGACCTCTGGTCGGCCGTCCGGATCTCCCTGACGGTGAGCCTGGCGGCCATCCTGCTGTCCGCCTCCCTCTGCGTTCCCCTGGCCTGGGGGCTCGTCAACGGGCGCTTCCCCGGCCGGCGGGTGCTGCTGTCGGTTTTTCAGACCCTCATGGCCGTCCCGACGGTGGTGGTGGGGCTCTTCACCTTCACGCTCCTGAGCCGCCAAGGGCCCCTGGGCACGCTGGACCTGCTCTTCACGCCGACGGCCATGACCCTTGCCGAGACCTTCCTGGTGACCCCGCTGATGGTCTCCCTGGCGGCTTCCGCCTTCGCCCAGATCGACGCCCGCTTCGGGGAGGAGGCCTGGTCGCTGGGCGTCCGCGGGCCCCGCCGCCTGGCCCTGATGCTCAACGAGGCGAGAGGGGCGCTGGCGGTGGCCGTGTTCACGGGCCTGGGGCGGGCGATCTCCGAGGTGGGTTGCGCCATGATGGTGGGCGGCAACATCCGCGGCATCACCCGCAACATCACCACCACCATCGCCCTCGAGACGTCCAAGGGCGAGTTCGCCCTGGGCCTGGCCCTCGGGATCGTCCTCCTGGTCGTCGCCCTGCTGCTCAACGTCGCCGTTCGCCTCGTCGCGCGCGGCGGGGGGAGGGGTGCGTGGAAATCCGCCTGA
- a CDS encoding CBS domain-containing protein — protein MKVREIMSIDVVTVDRDATVNDIARLMDQGGLSGIPVVDGAGNLVGLVTETDLIVRNTRLELPVFIQILDGIIPLETPRHYQRRLKHMLGTVATDVMSEEVIVAEPDDEVEHLAEIMVRKRCNPVPVVEDGRLVGIVSRADLIRMMARELNTAAEETGPLET, from the coding sequence ATGAAAGTCCGGGAGATCATGAGCATCGACGTGGTGACCGTGGACCGTGACGCCACGGTGAACGACATCGCCCGCCTGATGGACCAGGGAGGGCTCAGCGGCATTCCGGTCGTGGACGGGGCGGGAAACCTGGTCGGCCTGGTGACCGAAACCGACCTGATCGTCCGTAACACCCGCCTCGAGTTGCCGGTTTTCATCCAGATCCTCGACGGCATCATCCCCCTCGAGACGCCCCGGCACTACCAGAGACGGCTCAAGCACATGCTGGGGACCGTGGCCACCGACGTCATGTCGGAAGAGGTGATCGTGGCCGAGCCCGACGACGAGGTGGAGCACCTGGCGGAGATCATGGTCCGGAAACGGTGCAACCCCGTGCCCGTGGTGGAAGACGGGAGACTCGTCGGCATCGTCAGCCGGGCCGACCTGATCCGCATGATGGCCCGGGAATTGAACACCGCTGCCGAGGAAACCGGCCCCCTCGAAACGTGA